In Streptomyces violaceusniger Tu 4113, one DNA window encodes the following:
- a CDS encoding MFS transporter, translated as MTTAEATDADRPTRILPRGPGVVWFGASGFVNAFGTGFFYPFALLFFAELSGLSLSTVGVVLTITALAALPGLPVVGLLIDKFGPRQVLIVAALLRAGCFVGFVSMRGIVPLALFNIAFAVGNRAEQAAVLPLAVDLAGKGQSGRWLALSRVVFNAGIGAGALVAGLLVMDSPSGFAVLGVANAVSFVLTALLYLQLSVRVPPTRTTASKAVGAVRSRPWCNTSFLHVAGANAVLRTSILVVETALPVFVLHELVLPTWTVSVLFIVNTTLLTLLQLPVSRFLERFRPGPVLAVGGCAFVALYVTVVMIGSAPRAVGLGVLLVAMTVYTLGEMAVSQAGLVMLTSLPPQPELGSYMAFNQLFVGVGAALAPLLAATLLDSWPTLLWWALTAMSVLAALLVLCLPRRVTWESG; from the coding sequence GTGACCACGGCAGAAGCCACGGATGCGGACAGGCCGACGCGCATACTCCCCCGCGGCCCGGGAGTTGTGTGGTTCGGCGCCTCAGGATTCGTCAATGCGTTTGGCACCGGATTCTTCTACCCGTTCGCGCTCCTGTTCTTCGCGGAGCTGTCGGGTCTGTCGCTGAGCACAGTGGGGGTGGTGCTCACGATCACCGCGCTTGCCGCATTGCCGGGATTACCTGTTGTCGGTCTGCTCATAGACAAGTTCGGGCCGCGCCAGGTGCTCATCGTGGCGGCTCTGCTGCGCGCCGGCTGCTTCGTAGGCTTTGTCTCGATGCGGGGCATCGTGCCACTTGCCCTGTTCAACATCGCTTTCGCCGTGGGGAACCGCGCCGAACAGGCCGCAGTTCTGCCACTCGCGGTGGACTTGGCCGGGAAGGGACAGAGCGGCCGGTGGCTCGCTCTGTCCCGGGTAGTCTTCAACGCCGGGATCGGGGCAGGTGCCCTGGTCGCAGGGCTGCTCGTCATGGACTCACCATCAGGATTCGCCGTGCTCGGCGTGGCCAACGCGGTCAGTTTCGTGTTGACCGCTCTGCTTTACCTGCAGCTTTCCGTTCGGGTACCCCCCACACGAACCACGGCTTCGAAGGCAGTGGGCGCCGTGCGCAGCCGCCCGTGGTGCAATACCTCCTTCTTGCACGTGGCGGGCGCCAATGCCGTCCTGCGGACATCGATTCTGGTGGTGGAGACTGCGCTGCCGGTCTTCGTCCTTCATGAACTGGTCCTGCCCACATGGACAGTGAGCGTGCTCTTCATCGTCAACACCACCTTGCTCACGCTGCTGCAATTGCCGGTGAGCCGCTTCCTCGAACGTTTCCGCCCAGGTCCCGTACTGGCTGTTGGAGGGTGCGCCTTCGTCGCGTTGTACGTGACGGTGGTGATGATCGGATCCGCTCCTCGTGCTGTCGGACTGGGGGTCCTGCTGGTGGCCATGACCGTGTACACGCTGGGAGAGATGGCTGTCTCGCAGGCCGGTCTGGTGATGCTGACAAGCCTTCCTCCGCAGCCCGAGCTGGGTAGCTACATGGCCTTTAACCAGCTCTTCGTCGGCGTGGGCGCCGCGCTTGCTCCGTTACTGGCGGCGACCCTGCTCGATAGCTGGCCGACCTTGCTCTGGTGGGCTCTCACTGCGATGAGTGTCCTGGCCGCCCTGCTCGTCCTGTGCCTCCCGCGACGTGTCACCTGGGAGTCGGGGTAG
- a CDS encoding non-ribosomal peptide synthetase, which translates to MAHAPASLDTYPWTGRTILELFAEAVREAPDRTAVERGGTRMTLGEVDRRSARIAAELAAAGIGSGDVVAVVLDRSAHLPAALLGVMRSGAAFVPVDPDYPAQRRAYMHQDSRARATVTLSRLLGEVDGTRPVILIDALRTDVAETSLPTVRPTDLAYIMYTSGSTGRPKGVEIGHQAFLKGVLVMASVVSPKNDDVWLSVTSPSFDPSLLDLFLPLLTQGRIVIADNDQVVAGDALHTLLAESHATVLQATPLTWRMLLEDGWTGRLRLALCAGEVMHPVLAKALYERCDEVWNAYGPTETTIYASAHRVGPGDTGNVPVGRPLPDTEVRVLGEDLASKPRGEVGELWIGGTGVGVGYRGRDELTADRFRTIPGDPPTERFYRTGDLGRQRMDGTIELFGRADDQVKIRGHRIEPGEVENQLSAHKGVESAVVVPRTLPGAAGVQLVAYVRPVGDGEISTGQLLDFLADRLPKYMVPSTVVQVAEWPRTATYKIDRNRLPDPGVATDQDRSGSAPRTPTERALAQLWEKVLNHRSVSREEDFFALGGHSLLSMQLVARIREEMGAAATVRDLIDAPVLADLAERIDQTPPTSATTPTYARAPKSLLPVSPEQHLRLAKEQRRLEHDLGPGTHNVSIACTVEGPLNLDKLEQALTDVVNRHEALRARFLWDETGAVRQEIALVQSIRIRRETASPGQGMPSSAVVQVANEPFDLGSGLLLRAAHWACGNGTGVLLLVCDHVVTDLVSMAVIIGDLQRAYAARLAGTAAPWDGPDPTYRAFLLEEAAWLASPETDEALAAWRENLTGEAPYCLLKGLSRPTERAAHEPVAGSMTVYLPHTVTDRLAATAGKHGASLAHALLALVAIGLSGMTGQERIGAIIPMANREAAGSDRLVAYAAHGLPVHQDVAPEKPFTHQVEQAAGQTMEVLARQRLALAEVVRRLDPEAFGIPSSQPYAMVNFIAADLLNASITPVLDQVRMSPLSVGATEPAAPLIVELLETPERLTVHIVHDRRFIEDTDAQRLTDLLIALAESAAATPGATVAELLAASGNDT; encoded by the coding sequence ATGGCGCATGCCCCTGCCTCCCTGGACACCTACCCATGGACCGGACGGACGATTCTGGAGCTCTTTGCCGAGGCCGTTCGTGAGGCTCCTGACCGAACAGCCGTGGAGCGCGGCGGCACCCGCATGACCCTGGGGGAAGTCGACCGTCGCAGCGCCCGGATCGCCGCCGAACTCGCCGCAGCCGGCATCGGCAGCGGCGACGTGGTCGCCGTCGTCCTGGACCGCAGTGCGCACCTGCCGGCCGCACTGCTGGGAGTGATGCGAAGCGGCGCCGCCTTCGTGCCCGTCGACCCCGACTACCCAGCCCAGCGCCGCGCTTACATGCATCAGGATTCGCGCGCGCGAGCGACGGTGACCCTGAGCCGGTTACTCGGCGAGGTGGACGGCACCCGCCCGGTCATCCTCATCGATGCACTCCGCACCGACGTTGCGGAAACCAGTCTGCCCACTGTCCGTCCCACCGACCTCGCATACATCATGTACACCTCGGGCTCCACCGGGCGCCCTAAGGGTGTTGAGATCGGCCACCAGGCGTTTCTCAAGGGCGTGTTGGTGATGGCCTCGGTGGTGAGTCCGAAGAACGATGATGTCTGGCTGTCGGTCACCTCCCCGTCCTTTGACCCAAGTCTGCTGGACCTTTTTCTTCCTCTGCTGACCCAAGGACGAATCGTCATCGCGGACAACGACCAGGTCGTGGCAGGAGATGCGTTGCATACTCTGCTGGCAGAGAGCCACGCGACGGTATTGCAGGCTACTCCTCTGACCTGGCGGATGCTGCTCGAGGACGGCTGGACAGGGCGGTTGCGCCTCGCGCTGTGCGCTGGTGAGGTGATGCACCCGGTCCTCGCGAAGGCCCTGTACGAGCGCTGTGACGAAGTGTGGAACGCCTACGGACCGACCGAGACCACCATCTATGCCAGTGCACATCGAGTCGGCCCCGGGGACACCGGGAACGTTCCTGTGGGCCGACCCCTGCCTGATACCGAAGTCCGCGTCCTCGGTGAGGACTTGGCTAGTAAGCCGCGGGGTGAGGTCGGAGAGCTCTGGATCGGCGGCACAGGGGTCGGTGTCGGTTATCGCGGACGGGACGAACTGACGGCAGATCGTTTTCGCACGATCCCAGGTGATCCACCTACAGAACGGTTCTACCGAACCGGCGACCTGGGTCGCCAACGGATGGACGGGACTATCGAACTGTTCGGGAGGGCGGACGACCAGGTCAAGATCAGAGGGCATCGCATCGAGCCCGGCGAGGTGGAAAACCAACTTTCGGCGCACAAGGGTGTGGAGAGCGCTGTGGTGGTACCGCGCACCCTCCCCGGGGCAGCCGGTGTCCAATTGGTCGCCTATGTCCGGCCTGTTGGAGATGGTGAGATTTCCACAGGTCAGCTGCTTGATTTTCTCGCTGATCGGCTTCCGAAGTACATGGTGCCGTCCACCGTCGTCCAGGTCGCCGAGTGGCCGCGTACCGCCACTTACAAGATCGACCGCAACCGGTTGCCGGACCCCGGCGTCGCCACGGACCAGGACCGGTCCGGTTCTGCCCCGCGTACGCCGACCGAGCGTGCACTGGCCCAGCTGTGGGAAAAGGTGTTGAACCACCGGTCGGTGTCCCGTGAGGAGGACTTCTTCGCCCTCGGCGGGCATTCGCTGCTTTCGATGCAGCTGGTCGCCCGCATCCGCGAGGAGATGGGCGCGGCGGCTACGGTACGAGACCTTATCGACGCTCCCGTCCTGGCAGACCTGGCCGAGCGCATCGACCAGACACCACCGACATCGGCTACGACGCCGACATACGCCAGGGCGCCGAAGTCGCTCTTGCCGGTCTCGCCAGAACAGCACCTCCGCCTGGCCAAGGAGCAGCGGCGGCTGGAGCACGACCTCGGCCCCGGGACCCACAACGTCTCCATTGCGTGCACAGTCGAGGGCCCCTTGAACTTGGACAAGCTGGAGCAGGCCCTGACCGATGTGGTGAACCGCCACGAGGCTCTTCGAGCACGGTTCCTCTGGGATGAAACAGGCGCCGTACGCCAGGAGATCGCTCTCGTCCAATCGATACGTATCCGCCGCGAAACCGCATCCCCTGGGCAGGGCATGCCTTCGTCGGCGGTCGTTCAAGTGGCCAATGAACCTTTCGATCTCGGCTCCGGCCTGCTGCTTCGGGCGGCCCACTGGGCTTGCGGCAACGGTACGGGCGTTCTCCTGCTCGTGTGCGACCACGTGGTCACCGACCTGGTCTCGATGGCCGTAATTATCGGTGATCTGCAGCGTGCTTACGCCGCGCGGCTCGCTGGCACAGCAGCGCCGTGGGATGGCCCGGATCCGACCTACCGAGCCTTCCTTCTGGAAGAGGCAGCGTGGCTGGCGTCACCGGAAACCGACGAAGCCCTGGCGGCGTGGCGCGAAAATCTCACCGGTGAAGCGCCGTACTGCCTACTCAAGGGCCTGTCCCGGCCTACGGAGAGAGCTGCGCACGAGCCCGTGGCCGGATCGATGACTGTATATCTGCCCCACACTGTCACCGACCGCCTGGCGGCTACGGCCGGCAAACATGGCGCGTCCCTGGCCCACGCCCTGCTGGCACTGGTCGCCATAGGTCTGTCCGGGATGACCGGTCAGGAGCGCATCGGGGCGATTATCCCCATGGCGAACCGTGAAGCAGCAGGCTCGGATCGGCTCGTCGCGTACGCCGCACACGGCCTGCCGGTACATCAGGACGTTGCTCCCGAAAAGCCCTTCACGCATCAGGTCGAGCAGGCCGCGGGGCAGACGATGGAGGTCTTGGCCCGCCAGCGCCTGGCGCTGGCGGAAGTCGTACGCAGGCTGGACCCCGAAGCATTCGGCATACCGTCCTCCCAGCCATACGCGATGGTTAACTTCATCGCGGCGGACCTACTCAATGCCTCGATCACTCCCGTACTCGACCAGGTGCGTATGTCCCCACTGAGTGTGGGAGCCACCGAGCCGGCAGCTCCTCTCATCGTCGAGCTCCTGGAGACCCCGGAGCGCCTCACTGTGCACATCGTTCATGACCGGAGGTTCATCGAGGACACCGATGCCCAGCGCTTGACCGACCTCCTCATCGCACTGGCCGAGTCGGCGGCAGCCACGCCCGGGGCGACCGTCGCCGAACTGCTCGCCGCTTCGGGTAACGACACGTGA